In the Candidatus Zixiibacteriota bacterium genome, AAAAGCAATCTGCTGCGGGACTGCTGGCTGGATAAACTGCGATGCTTATTCCAAAAAGATTCAGACTGAGAGATTAAAAGAGGCAAAATCTACCGGCGCGGAGATTTTGGTTACTGCCTGTCCCAAATGTCAGATTCATTTTAAGTGTGCTCAATCTTGTACAGAAAAAGAAAAGGAAAAAAAGAAAGAAGAAATAACAATAGATATTATAGATTTAACTACACTTCTGGCTTTAGCCATAGGAGAATGAATAGGACACAAGTTGTGTCACGACCTTGTCCTGACACAAAAATAGCGTCAGGAGTAGCTCCTGACGTAGCAAGGAGAAAAATGAAAGTTACTTTAAGAATATTTCTCTCACTTTTCCTCGGCCTATTCGTTCTAATACTCTCTAGTATGATTAGTTCCATTAACGTGTTAGTGTTATTACGTAAATCTTATTCCTGGCTCCCGCTTACTCACACAGTGATGTTGACTATTTCTTTCATCTTGATCTATTTGTTGAGTAAAGGAAAAATATCTATCTATGGTTTAAGAATGATAGAGATAAAACACTTGAAACAGTCAATCCTGGCCGGTTCTGTTGGAGGGATTATCGTCGGTGGCTTGAGTTTATTGCTCCCAGTAAGTGGATTTGATTTTATGAAAGAATTTTCTCTACTTCAAGTAGTGATTTTTGTGTGGGTTTGTGCCAGCATCAGTGAAGAGTTCTTAACCAGAGGTTTAGTGCAAGGGTTTCTTGCTCCCCTAACCAAGTATAGATTTATGATATTTAATTTTCATATTAGTCTTCCGATACTTGTGGGTGCGTTATTTTTTGGATTTATGCATATGGGCTTGTTGACAATGCATGTGGATAAATTCACAGTTTTTGCTGTGGTTTTCTTCGGGATCATACTCGGAATTATAGCAGGATATTACCGTGAGATTAGCGGGAGTATTATATCTGCAATAGTCGTTCATATGTTATTTAATGTTTGGGGAACGATATTAGGATCGTTAAGGAGGTAATTCGAGTTATGTCAGGATCTTGTCCTGACATAAAAATAGCGTCAGGAGTAGCTTCTGACATACAAGAGAACATAGTTGAGACTAAATTTATTGAATAACTGATTACTTCATATATTTATGCCTTGGCAATTCGCAAAATTCATTAGACGTCCTTTTCAGTCTCTATTCTATAGTATGGAATATTATTACAAAGAAGCCACCGAATTGTATAAAAAGATTCATGAACAGGATGCATCAAGACCACAGGATTTCGATCAAGATCTATTTATGAAAGAAAAATCTGCATCAAGAGCTTCGTTTATAATGGGTGTTGCTGGAATCGAAGCATTTACGAATAATGTTTTAAGGGATTTTTCTGTCAGGACGAAAGATGATTTGCCTAAAAATCTATTAAATAAGAAGCAGATAGAAAATCCCATCAATTACTGGCGTCTTGTAGATAAGGTTTATTTTCTACCGACTCTATGTAACCCTCAACTGGAGCCACCTCCTTTCTATTTTCAAGAGAATTCAAAAGAATTTAAGCTTTTCAAGGAACTAGTAGAAATAAGGAATTCTATTATGCATGGTAGACCTGAGCCTTTTTTAGTACTTGTTAAACTAAAGCCTGATAGATTTCATGAACTCACTGCCGACTTCCCTGATAATCTTTGGCCTATCTCAAGAGTACCAAAAGATTTTTCATCTTTTAACTATGAATGTGCAAAGACTGCTTACGAAAATATTATATGGGTTAGAGATTCCTTGGTCACTTTTTTGGAAAAAGTTGATGAAAAATATATGATGGAAGAAAAAATCGAGTTGATAAGCCCCGTCATTAACGATAACAATGTTAGTAAAGAGGAACTATTGAAAAATTCTGGGAAATATATAAACACGACAATAAAGTGAGATGGATAATCTGGAAATAACATTGGCTTTAGCCATAGGAGGTGAATAAATTGGCAGTGTCTGGAGAGGAATTGAGAATTGGGGTTTTCGTGTGCGAATGCGGGCTGAATATCGCCGGGTCTTTGGACTGCGAGGAGGTCAGAAAATATGCTGAGACCCTGCCGGATGTGAAGGTTTCGGTTCTGAACAAGTATACCTGCGCTGATCCGGGGCAGAATGAGATCAAAAGATACATCAAGGAAAATAATCTCAACCGGGTGGTGGTTGCTTCCTGCTCTCCCCGGATGCACGAGCCGACTTTCAGAGCTTGCGTGGCAGATGTTGGAGTAAACCCATACCTTTTAGAGATGGTGAATTTGAGGGAGCATTGTTCCTGGGTTCACCTGCACGACAGGAAAGGCGCCACAGAAAAAGCTAAAGATATGGTGAAAATCGGGGTGGCCAGAGCAAGATTTTTGGAGCCGCAAATCGAAAAAGAGGTTCCGGTTACCAACAAAGCCCTAGTGATTGGCGGAGGTGTGGCAGGGATTCAGACAGCTTTAGACTTGGCTGATACCGGGTATCAGGTCTACTTGGTCGAAAAAGAGCCTTCCATCGGAGGGATAATGGCGCAGATCGATAAGACCTATCCCACGATGGACTGTTCCATATGAATACTCGGACCCAAGATGATGGATGTCGGTCGACATCCGAAAATCAAGCTCTACACCTACAGCGAAGTCGAAAAGGTCTCCGGCTACATCGGCAATTTCAAAGTCAAGGTCAGGAAAAAAGCCCGGTACGTGGATGAGACCAAATGTAATTCCTGCGGCGAATGCGCCAAGGTCTGCCCGGTCGCGGTCCCGGATGAATACCAGATGGGATTCTCCTCACGCAAAGCGATTTATATTCAGCTTCCCCAGGCTGTACCCTCCTCTTATGTCATAAATATGAAAGACTGCCTGGGCAATAACCCGATCGCTTGCGGAAAATGTGCTGAGGTATGCGATAAAAAATGTATCGATTACGACATGCAGGATAAATTCATCGATCTGGAGGTTGGGGCAATAGTCGTTGCCACGGGCTTAGATATCTATGACCCGACGCAGCTGGATGAATATGGTTACACCCAATTTGAAAATGTGATCACCAGCCTGGAATTTGAAAGGCTGATCTGCGCCGGAGGACCAAGCCAGGGGCATTTCATCCGTCCTAAAGATCATCAGACTCCCAAGAGCATCGGGTTTATCCAGTGCGTTGGATCCCGCTCAGAAAAGAGGGGAAATCCTTACTGCAGTAACATCTGCTGTATGAATACTGTCAAAGACACAGTACTTTTAAAAGACCATTATCCGGAAATCGAGGCGAAAGTCTTCTATATGGATATTCGGGCATTTGGAAAAGGGTTCGAGGATCTCTTCAAAAGAAGCAAGGAATCAGGGGTAAAATATATCCGGGGGATTCCGGGCGACATAGAGCAAGACCCGAAGACCGGAAATCTTTTGCTGACAGTTGAGAACACCACCACAGGAAAAATCGAAAAACATGACCTTGAGATGCTGGTTCTCTCAATCGGCTATGTTTCCAGATGGAATAATGATCCGATCCAGCCGCTTTTGACCCTTTCCAGAACTCAGGATGGTTTTTACCTGGAGTCTCATCCCAAACTGAAGCCGATCGATGCACCAACCAAAGGAGTATTCTTCGCAGGAGTGGCAGAATCTCCCAAAGACATCAAAGATAGCGTTACCCAGGCATCAGCCGCTGCAGCCCGGGCTGGAATTATCCTGGCACAGGATAAGCTCCATGTCGAAGCTATTACCTCTATGGTGGATAAAGAGCTGTGCACTGCCTGCGAGATCTGCTACAGAGCCTGTCCCTTCAAG is a window encoding:
- a CDS encoding CPBP family intramembrane metalloprotease; this translates as MIEIKHLKQSILAGSVGGIIVGGLSLLLPVSGFDFMKEFSLLQVVIFVWVCASISEEFLTRGLVQGFLAPLTKYRFMIFNFHISLPILVGALFFGFMHMGLLTMHVDKFTVFAVVFFGIILGIIAGYYREISGSIISAIVVHMLFNVWGTILGSLRR
- a CDS encoding FAD-dependent oxidoreductase gives rise to the protein MSGEELRIGVFVCECGLNIAGSLDCEEVRKYAETLPDVKVSVLNKYTCADPGQNEIKRYIKENNLNRVVVASCSPRMHEPTFRACVADVGVNPYLLEMVNLREHCSWVHLHDRKGATEKAKDMVKIGVARARFLEPQIEKEVPVTNKALVIGGGVAGIQTALDLADTGYQVYLVEKEPSIGGIMAQIDKTYPTMDCSI
- a CDS encoding hydrogenase iron-sulfur subunit, yielding MMDVGRHPKIKLYTYSEVEKVSGYIGNFKVKVRKKARYVDETKCNSCGECAKVCPVAVPDEYQMGFSSRKAIYIQLPQAVPSSYVINMKDCLGNNPIACGKCAEVCDKKCIDYDMQDKFIDLEVGAIVVATGLDIYDPTQLDEYGYTQFENVITSLEFERLICAGGPSQGHFIRPKDHQTPKSIGFIQCVGSRSEKRGNPYCSNICCMNTVKDTVLLKDHYPEIEAKVFYMDIRAFGKGFEDLFKRSKESGVKYIRGIPGDIEQDPKTGNLLLTVENTTTGKIEKHDLEMLVLSIGYVSRWNNDPIQPLLTLSRTQDGFYLESHPKLKPIDAPTKGVFFAGVAESPKDIKDSVTQASAAAARAGIILAQDKLHVEAITSMVDKELCTACEICYRACPFKSITVDKEKKIPAEIIEAACAGCGTCGAECPFGAVTMRHFTDRQIFSQIDAILDENPEEKVVTFACNWCSYAGGDMAGISRLQYPTTSRLIRTMSSGRVDEQFVLYSFQKGAPVVLVSGCHFADCHYIDANRWTQRRVERLWDKLERKGIRPERLQLEWISAAEGQKFAKVMRVMEEMRKKVTKEEIEFTKKALSDLKPKGTKKVKVAAKAA
- a CDS encoding heterodisulfide reductase-related iron-sulfur binding cluster — protein: KAICCGTAGWINCDAYSKKIQTERLKEAKSTGAEILVTACPKCQIHFKCAQSCTEKEKEKKKEEITIDIIDLTTLLALAIGE